In Acaryochloris marina S15, a single genomic region encodes these proteins:
- a CDS encoding DUF4440 domain-containing protein — protein MLSDDQKNTVLAATTAASNQWQSAFNAGNAALCAAQYEPTAIMHARPFGTFTGTAEIQGFWEKLMADGFSEVEYLDPKIEVMDQTRAVLTSGWQMNNAKGVIHKELWVLQADGTAKLREDDFEAIG, from the coding sequence ATGTTGAGTGACGATCAGAAAAATACCGTTCTAGCAGCAACTACAGCAGCAAGTAACCAATGGCAGTCCGCTTTTAATGCTGGCAATGCAGCCCTTTGTGCAGCTCAATATGAACCCACTGCGATTATGCATGCTAGACCCTTTGGCACCTTTACGGGTACGGCTGAAATTCAAGGCTTTTGGGAAAAGCTGATGGCCGATGGGTTCTCTGAGGTTGAATATTTAGACCCCAAGATTGAGGTGATGGATCAGACCCGTGCGGTCCTCACCTCTGGCTGGCAAATGAATAATGCCAAGGGGGTGATCCATAAAGAGCTTTGGGTTTTGCAAGCGGACGGTACTGCCAAGCTACGAGAAGACGACTTCGAAGCAATCGGCTAG
- a CDS encoding P-II family nitrogen regulator: protein MAKPAKKLVIVTEKLLLKKIAKIIDEAGATGYTVVDAGGKGSRNVRSSGQPSISDTYSNIKIEVLTETREIALKISDEVAAQFFDNYSGIAYLCDAEVLSAHKFCGPDGC, encoded by the coding sequence ATGGCCAAGCCAGCCAAGAAGCTCGTCATCGTCACGGAAAAGTTGTTGTTGAAAAAGATCGCCAAGATCATCGACGAAGCCGGTGCGACCGGTTATACGGTGGTAGATGCGGGTGGTAAAGGCAGTCGCAACGTGCGCTCGTCGGGACAACCCAGCATTTCTGACACCTACTCAAATATCAAGATTGAGGTGCTCACCGAAACTCGGGAGATAGCTCTGAAGATTTCGGATGAGGTGGCAGCACAGTTTTTCGATAATTATTCGGGCATCGCCTATCTCTGCGATGCGGAGGTACTGAGTGCCCATAAGTTCTGTGGGCCAGACGGCTGTTGA
- a CDS encoding MOSC domain-containing protein: MPQSHSTQSPLTNLQGRIVQINVSDGGVPKQSVPSVQINQEGLVGDRQKNLKHHGGPDRAVCLWSTEIIDMLQAEGHPIEPGAVGENITVAGLDWQQLIPGIQLQLGEKVLVEITDYAQPCRTIARYFKLRRYGRISQKRNPGMSRLYAKVLKDGCVSVGDNIHCSNHAMSYGES; the protein is encoded by the coding sequence ATGCCTCAATCACACTCCACTCAATCCCCGCTTACAAACCTGCAGGGACGGATTGTTCAGATTAATGTGTCCGATGGAGGTGTGCCTAAACAGTCGGTGCCTAGCGTTCAGATTAACCAAGAAGGCTTGGTAGGCGATCGTCAGAAGAATCTCAAACATCACGGTGGTCCAGATCGAGCTGTCTGTTTATGGTCAACAGAAATCATCGACATGCTGCAAGCGGAGGGGCATCCTATTGAACCGGGTGCTGTGGGGGAAAATATAACGGTGGCAGGTTTAGATTGGCAGCAGTTAATCCCCGGAATTCAGCTGCAGTTAGGAGAGAAGGTGCTTGTAGAAATCACGGACTATGCTCAGCCTTGCCGCACGATTGCCCGCTATTTTAAACTCCGTCGCTATGGTCGTATTAGTCAAAAACGGAATCCAGGGATGAGTCGTCTTTATGCCAAGGTTCTAAAAGATGGGTGTGTGAGCGTAGGAGATAATATTCATTGCTCTAACCATGCCATGTCGTATGGTGAAAGCTAA
- a CDS encoding peroxiredoxin-like family protein: MSLATELQAVTENVRQKAPENVFSTMEAATAKLAATGITDQALQPGQTMPDFELPDATGKLVSSSELRTQGLLLISFYRGNWCPYCNLELQALQAHLDKITAQGATLVAISPEVPDQSLTTQEKFDLKFPVLTDIGNKVARQFGLVFTLDESLRPIYESFGIDVPTHNGDQSFELPIPATYLVAADGTVLNRFIDVDYRERLAPETALTWLQAAQ, encoded by the coding sequence ATGTCCCTCGCCACAGAATTACAAGCCGTTACCGAAAACGTCCGTCAAAAGGCTCCAGAAAACGTCTTTTCCACCATGGAAGCCGCAACTGCCAAACTAGCTGCAACCGGGATTACAGACCAAGCCTTACAACCCGGCCAAACCATGCCAGATTTTGAGTTGCCCGATGCCACTGGGAAGCTGGTGAGCAGCAGCGAATTACGCACCCAAGGTCTGCTGCTAATTTCCTTCTATCGGGGCAACTGGTGTCCCTACTGCAATCTTGAGTTGCAAGCCCTACAAGCTCACTTGGACAAAATCACTGCCCAAGGGGCCACCCTCGTAGCTATTTCTCCTGAAGTCCCGGATCAATCCCTGACTACTCAAGAAAAGTTTGATCTGAAGTTTCCAGTGCTCACCGATATAGGCAACAAAGTCGCTCGGCAGTTCGGGCTAGTGTTTACCCTCGACGAAAGCTTACGACCGATTTATGAAAGCTTTGGGATTGATGTCCCTACTCATAATGGCGATCAGAGCTTTGAATTACCTATCCCAGCCACTTATCTTGTCGCTGCTGACGGCACAGTTCTAAATCGCTTTATTGATGTTGACTATCGCGAGCGGTTAGCCCCAGAAACTGCTTTGACTTGGCTACAAGCAGCTCAGTAA
- a CDS encoding cytochrome P450, whose amino-acid sequence MSEVLVLETEQTPPTGTQSPPRKPKWTDTLAYIANPDQFCRHNLKEHGPIFRTSVFGGTTIFVGSAQAVKMALNGDLRYTEIGLPQTTMTMFGEYSLFQRPDVHRQRKSSLRAGLAGQAIQGYIPQINDVIVQGLQAWPDLGDIALFPAVEQICFDALVPLLLGVELKDAYFQGLPISSKTELKQVYKTFFDGFYGLVPWRSSLTTFGRGLQARARLIEFMQAVIRRRKSEANLDPASDFLSMMLVSQAADPDSVFSDTFIENQCLLQLWASHYEISGLVSSWIYQLGLHPEHFSDLQAEQKTIQDEASTPITSDPLKMASFLEATIQETLRTLPPSSTANRRLTQSVILDGVLYEKGWTLIAEPRIAHILPEHFSQPDAYHPHRFMEDANSREKYAYIPFGGGVHACLGAQLAMVVAKIFASHLLRQFEWQVQDTASFVQFPLKKIKDNYTIPISRLQQQ is encoded by the coding sequence ATGAGTGAAGTATTGGTTCTAGAGACAGAGCAAACTCCCCCTACTGGAACCCAGTCCCCCCCTCGCAAACCGAAGTGGACCGATACCCTCGCTTACATCGCCAATCCCGATCAATTTTGTCGCCACAACCTGAAGGAGCATGGTCCTATTTTTAGGACGAGCGTGTTTGGAGGCACCACCATTTTTGTCGGCTCAGCTCAGGCAGTGAAAATGGCCCTTAATGGTGACCTCCGCTATACGGAAATTGGTCTTCCCCAAACCACCATGACTATGTTTGGAGAATATAGTCTGTTTCAACGTCCGGATGTACATCGACAACGCAAAAGTTCCTTACGAGCAGGCTTAGCAGGGCAAGCCATCCAGGGCTATATTCCTCAAATTAATGATGTGATTGTTCAAGGACTCCAAGCTTGGCCAGACCTAGGAGACATTGCCCTGTTCCCAGCCGTAGAGCAGATCTGTTTTGATGCTTTAGTCCCCCTATTGCTGGGCGTAGAGCTAAAGGATGCTTACTTTCAAGGACTCCCCATTTCTTCCAAAACAGAACTCAAACAAGTCTACAAAACCTTTTTTGATGGCTTCTATGGTTTAGTCCCCTGGCGTTCATCTCTAACCACGTTTGGTCGGGGTCTCCAAGCACGCGCTCGTCTGATCGAATTTATGCAGGCCGTGATTCGAAGACGGAAATCTGAGGCTAACTTGGATCCTGCCTCAGATTTCCTGTCCATGATGTTGGTGAGTCAAGCAGCAGATCCAGACAGTGTATTTAGTGACACCTTCATCGAGAATCAATGCTTATTGCAGTTATGGGCATCCCACTATGAAATCAGTGGCTTAGTCTCATCCTGGATATATCAACTGGGCCTTCATCCTGAGCATTTTTCCGACCTCCAAGCTGAACAAAAAACGATACAAGACGAAGCGTCTACCCCAATCACAAGTGACCCACTCAAAATGGCCTCATTTCTGGAAGCCACTATTCAAGAAACACTGCGCACTCTCCCCCCTTCATCTACCGCTAACCGTCGCCTTACCCAATCCGTAATTTTAGACGGCGTACTCTATGAAAAAGGGTGGACCTTAATTGCAGAGCCCAGGATTGCCCATATCCTGCCAGAACATTTTTCCCAACCTGATGCCTATCACCCCCATCGGTTTATGGAGGATGCCAACTCCAGAGAGAAATATGCTTATATCCCCTTTGGGGGTGGGGTTCATGCTTGTTTAGGCGCTCAGCTCGCGATGGTCGTAGCCAAAATTTTTGCTAGCCATCTGTTGCGCCAGTTTGAATGGCAGGTGCAAGATACAGCATCCTTTGTGCAATTCCCCTTGAAGAAAATAAAAGACAACTACACCATCCCCATATCTCGACTCCAACAGCAATAG
- a CDS encoding carboxylesterase: protein MTQSIAGISGQIWDEYYAEFKDYFSRDLVRDGCHPLIFEQADPTDKAIVLVHGLSDSPYFMSAIGEYFYQKLGYNVYMPLLHFHGLKDPQGMEGVELEEWKANVRFAINVAEGKAKTVSIGGLSMGGALSFYMAATSPRIDGALYLFSATLDLADGHFGSLGELKERILRTFWPDLVDPILERISPPLVSDDNPYGYTHVDLDGAQELARLIKETDSLLKGFSSKAPFAKRVFAAHSESDTTAGLEGIRELQSVSDPALFHPYIFPKAWEISHASVVLKDPIMNTEGQISKNANPRFTEMMSAIKNFLDGN, encoded by the coding sequence ATGACACAGAGCATTGCAGGTATATCTGGTCAGATCTGGGATGAGTATTATGCAGAATTTAAAGATTACTTTAGCCGTGATCTAGTCAGGGATGGCTGTCATCCCTTGATTTTCGAGCAGGCTGACCCCACTGACAAAGCAATCGTGTTGGTTCACGGTTTGTCTGATTCCCCTTATTTTATGAGCGCGATTGGGGAGTATTTCTATCAAAAACTAGGGTATAACGTCTACATGCCGCTTCTGCACTTTCATGGTTTAAAGGACCCCCAGGGGATGGAAGGCGTAGAGCTAGAAGAGTGGAAAGCGAATGTTAGGTTTGCCATCAATGTGGCCGAAGGCAAGGCCAAAACAGTTTCCATCGGAGGCTTATCGATGGGCGGAGCCCTGAGCTTTTATATGGCAGCAACTAGCCCTAGAATTGACGGCGCACTATACCTATTTTCTGCCACCCTTGATTTAGCAGATGGCCACTTTGGGTCTTTGGGCGAATTGAAGGAGCGAATACTGAGAACCTTTTGGCCTGATCTGGTGGACCCTATCCTAGAGAGAATATCCCCCCCTTTAGTGAGTGATGACAATCCTTATGGTTATACCCATGTTGATCTGGATGGGGCTCAAGAACTAGCGAGGCTGATTAAGGAAACCGATAGTCTACTCAAGGGATTCAGTTCTAAGGCACCGTTTGCCAAGCGAGTATTTGCTGCTCATTCTGAGTCTGACACTACAGCTGGCTTAGAGGGGATTCGGGAACTGCAATCTGTGTCAGATCCGGCTCTATTCCACCCCTATATTTTCCCCAAGGCATGGGAAATTTCCCATGCTAGCGTTGTCCTCAAAGATCCCATTATGAATACAGAGGGGCAGATCTCAAAGAACGCAAATCCCCGATTTACAGAGATGATGTCAGCGATTAAGAATTTCCTAGATGGGAATTGA
- a CDS encoding LysR family transcriptional regulator, whose product MDISVLKLFVDVVRQGSFARVARDRNIDPSSVSRAIAGLEKELDLRLLQRTTRQLSLTEAGKTYFDRIEPLVEELQQASDIAADVVGQPKGQLRVTVSASFGLKCIVPLLPQFEQLYPDLTVNLLFSDAVEDLLMNRIDVAIRLGLLQDSTLIAQQLMRTQYRVCASPDYLKQSPRITIPQDVADHNCLRFPLAGFQTQWLFKDAQGTLTEVPIHGNTVISNGIALQQCAIANMGLALLPNWLINEDLRTGTLVDVLPDYEVTGTDFSTAAWFVYPSRCYVPLKLRVFIDFFKQNVPRLVMP is encoded by the coding sequence ATGGATATATCAGTACTGAAGTTGTTTGTGGATGTCGTTAGGCAGGGCAGTTTTGCGAGAGTGGCTCGCGATCGCAATATTGATCCGTCGTCGGTATCGCGGGCAATCGCAGGTCTGGAGAAGGAACTGGACCTCCGACTCTTGCAGCGGACGACTCGCCAACTCTCGCTGACGGAAGCCGGAAAAACTTACTTTGATCGCATTGAGCCTTTAGTCGAAGAACTGCAACAAGCGTCTGATATCGCAGCAGATGTGGTGGGGCAACCCAAGGGTCAGTTGCGGGTGACGGTCTCGGCCTCATTTGGGCTGAAGTGTATTGTGCCCCTCTTGCCTCAGTTTGAGCAACTGTATCCGGACCTGACGGTCAATTTATTATTTTCAGATGCTGTTGAGGATTTGTTAATGAACCGGATTGATGTGGCGATCCGCCTGGGACTGCTCCAGGATTCCACCCTGATTGCTCAGCAGTTGATGCGCACCCAATATCGGGTTTGTGCCAGTCCAGACTATTTGAAGCAGTCGCCCCGGATCACTATTCCCCAGGATGTTGCGGATCATAATTGTCTGCGGTTTCCTTTGGCGGGGTTTCAGACCCAATGGCTGTTTAAAGATGCCCAGGGAACTCTAACGGAAGTGCCCATTCATGGCAACACGGTGATTTCCAATGGTATTGCCTTGCAACAATGTGCGATCGCAAATATGGGATTGGCCTTACTCCCCAACTGGCTGATCAATGAAGATTTACGCACAGGAACCTTGGTGGATGTCTTACCAGACTATGAGGTCACAGGTACAGACTTTAGTACTGCAGCGTGGTTCGTCTATCCTTCTAGATGCTATGTGCCCCTCAAGCTCAGGGTCTTTATTGACTTCTTTAAGCAGAACGTTCCTCGTCTAGTCATGCCTTGA
- a CDS encoding DUF5895 domain-containing protein yields the protein MMSATLTQPAQIDEFAGDEYGPAYQPLPYLQILNHEDPQQAGFFISADNAAAVGFQPTPEWQSHDAYFMSGGVAVGYRSLTARLAVLRRSPLLMFSRKDRAFLGSFDRDNYNPEEVILKTRYLVYLVSRQKQLLHQSPLQFTAKGSLCGSFGEHFNQFHSQMNWAYGKPRGDRFFALSILAVKLQPILKGQEKKSWVCSIVEHGQPTNENWRNFFLGYDPSIKQKLIADFEAHENFAQGDRVQSDLDKGMSERYDPVVDDLAF from the coding sequence ATGATGTCCGCAACCCTCACTCAACCTGCTCAGATCGACGAATTTGCCGGGGATGAATATGGTCCTGCTTATCAGCCCCTGCCGTATCTGCAAATACTCAATCACGAAGATCCGCAGCAGGCTGGATTCTTTATCTCTGCTGATAATGCTGCTGCTGTCGGCTTTCAACCGACGCCGGAGTGGCAGTCCCATGATGCCTATTTCATGTCGGGGGGAGTGGCCGTGGGCTATCGTAGCCTCACTGCCCGTTTAGCCGTGTTGCGACGGTCTCCCTTGCTGATGTTTTCGCGTAAAGACCGTGCCTTCCTGGGCTCTTTTGATCGCGATAATTATAATCCTGAAGAGGTCATCCTCAAGACCCGCTATTTGGTGTATTTAGTCAGTCGACAAAAGCAACTTCTCCATCAATCTCCCTTGCAATTCACCGCTAAGGGCTCCCTCTGTGGGTCGTTTGGCGAGCATTTTAACCAGTTCCACTCCCAAATGAACTGGGCCTATGGCAAACCTCGGGGCGATCGCTTTTTTGCTTTATCGATTCTTGCGGTTAAGCTGCAGCCGATCCTCAAAGGACAAGAAAAGAAATCCTGGGTCTGTTCAATTGTGGAGCATGGTCAACCGACTAACGAAAACTGGCGCAACTTTTTCTTGGGATATGACCCTAGCATTAAGCAAAAACTAATCGCTGATTTTGAGGCCCATGAGAATTTTGCCCAGGGCGATCGTGTCCAAAGCGATCTGGATAAAGGAATGTCTGAGCGTTATGACCCAGTCGTTGATGATCTAGCTTTCTAG
- a CDS encoding DMT family transporter produces MPQLSFSAIDPKIALVISRALAALRPSLIAFLVANAMLLSGGTQTPISFCNVLFVGNLCAALAVGTWFGWRSLIQDWLSLERRIKVGLFLNGCLAALLSSLIFVGLAYTSVTNAVLLGRLGPVIYALVGTLILGRKIKRFEWIGFSLIIAGVLAIVLKTSNFQINQGDLLILLSAVVYAASSTLGKLMLSQQTNLRIVVFSRNLISSIIFFIIANLVFGPEHFTDVLAGQLWMVMVVYALIIIVLAQFLWYSALEQLNSQTVGKWTSLSPVFGVTYAFLLNGERPSMAQFLAFLVIMAGICVTSFNRQSSRPMETNEMADGAESCVSTS; encoded by the coding sequence ATGCCCCAACTGTCCTTCTCTGCAATTGACCCCAAAATTGCTTTAGTCATATCCAGAGCCTTGGCGGCGTTACGGCCTTCTCTGATTGCTTTTTTGGTGGCCAATGCCATGTTGCTGAGTGGGGGAACCCAAACTCCTATCTCTTTTTGCAATGTCTTATTTGTGGGCAATTTATGTGCTGCCCTAGCGGTGGGGACCTGGTTTGGTTGGCGTTCCCTGATTCAAGATTGGCTGAGTTTGGAGCGACGAATTAAGGTTGGACTGTTCTTGAACGGTTGTTTAGCCGCCCTCCTTTCTTCTTTAATCTTTGTGGGATTGGCTTATACCTCTGTTACGAATGCGGTGCTGTTGGGACGTCTTGGCCCAGTCATCTATGCCTTGGTCGGCACCCTGATTTTAGGACGCAAAATTAAGCGATTTGAATGGATCGGGTTTTCCTTGATTATTGCCGGTGTGTTGGCGATTGTGCTGAAGACCAGCAATTTTCAGATCAATCAGGGAGACCTCTTGATTTTGCTGTCGGCGGTGGTGTATGCGGCCAGCTCTACCTTGGGAAAGCTGATGTTGTCTCAACAAACGAATCTGCGCATTGTGGTGTTTAGCCGTAATTTGATTTCGTCCATCATCTTTTTTATCATTGCTAATCTGGTATTTGGCCCGGAACATTTTACAGATGTGCTGGCGGGGCAACTCTGGATGGTGATGGTGGTCTATGCCCTGATCATTATTGTCCTGGCCCAATTTCTTTGGTATTCAGCTCTTGAGCAGTTGAATTCACAAACGGTAGGGAAATGGACGTCTTTGTCCCCCGTGTTTGGGGTGACCTATGCCTTTTTGCTCAACGGTGAACGACCTTCGATGGCTCAATTTTTGGCATTTCTGGTGATCATGGCAGGGATTTGCGTGACGAGCTTTAATCGGCAGTCATCTCGACCGATGGAAACGAACGAGATGGCAGATGGGGCTGAAAGCTGTGTGTCTACGTCTTAA
- a CDS encoding putative quinol monooxygenase: MIIITGKIKVQSSEELARVKDALIRRAQKSRTDKGNIEYIFPQNLEDPTEIILTEKWTDITSLQEHLQIPDEEFSTILGSALIEQAVVLSHEVTAERTLLER, from the coding sequence ATGATAATCATTACTGGAAAGATAAAAGTTCAATCTTCTGAAGAGTTGGCTAGGGTCAAAGACGCACTGATACGTCGTGCCCAGAAAAGCCGCACAGACAAAGGCAATATCGAATACATCTTCCCGCAGAATCTCGAAGATCCAACAGAGATCATTCTCACTGAAAAATGGACTGACATCACATCCCTCCAGGAACATCTTCAAATCCCCGATGAAGAATTCTCCACAATCCTAGGTTCGGCACTGATTGAGCAGGCGGTCGTTCTCTCTCATGAAGTGACAGCAGAGCGCACGCTTCTAGAACGGTAG
- a CDS encoding sodium-dependent bicarbonate transport family permease: MDFLSDFMTLFLAKLQSPTLGFLIGGMVVAAVNSRLQIPDAIYKFIVFMLLIKVGLSGGIAIRNANLAEMLLPAVFAMVVGILIVFIGRYTLAKMPNVKTVDAIATAGLFGAVSGSTLAAALTLMETEGIQYEPWAAALYPFMDIPALVTAIVLASVYTSKQYDTADEALSKQESLGSPVKYRRKSKRVKIWPIVKESLQGSALSALLLGLALGILTRPESVYESFFNPLFRGLLSILMLVMGMEATARIGELRKVGQWYALYAAIAPLLHGLIAFGFGMIAHYTTGFSPGGCVILAVIASSSSDISGPPTLRAGIPSANPSAYIGSSTAVGTPVALAIGIPLFIGLAQTLMGS, translated from the coding sequence GTGGATTTTTTGTCCGATTTCATGACGCTCTTCCTGGCGAAGTTGCAGTCTCCAACCCTTGGCTTTCTGATTGGTGGGATGGTCGTTGCCGCCGTCAATAGCCGCCTGCAAATTCCAGATGCGATCTATAAGTTCATCGTCTTTATGCTGCTGATAAAAGTCGGCCTGAGCGGTGGCATTGCGATCCGCAACGCTAATCTGGCGGAGATGCTGTTGCCCGCGGTATTCGCCATGGTCGTGGGGATCCTAATCGTGTTCATCGGACGCTACACCTTGGCCAAGATGCCGAACGTTAAGACCGTGGATGCGATCGCGACCGCGGGCTTGTTTGGTGCTGTGAGTGGCTCTACCCTCGCCGCGGCCCTGACCCTAATGGAAACGGAAGGTATCCAATATGAACCCTGGGCCGCTGCCCTCTATCCCTTTATGGATATTCCAGCCCTTGTGACTGCGATTGTCTTGGCTAGCGTTTATACCAGCAAGCAGTACGATACCGCAGACGAAGCTCTCAGTAAGCAGGAGTCTCTCGGCAGCCCAGTTAAGTATCGCCGCAAGAGCAAACGGGTCAAGATATGGCCCATCGTCAAGGAAAGCTTGCAGGGCTCGGCCCTATCGGCCCTGCTACTCGGTCTGGCCCTAGGCATACTAACCCGGCCAGAAAGTGTCTATGAGAGCTTCTTCAATCCCCTCTTCCGCGGCCTGCTTTCGATCCTGATGCTGGTTATGGGGATGGAGGCCACGGCAAGGATTGGCGAGCTGCGCAAGGTAGGCCAGTGGTACGCTCTCTATGCTGCAATCGCGCCACTACTGCATGGGCTTATCGCCTTCGGTTTCGGTATGATTGCCCACTACACGACAGGATTTAGCCCTGGCGGCTGTGTGATTCTGGCCGTCATCGCCTCCTCTAGTTCAGACATCTCAGGGCCACCCACTTTACGAGCTGGCATCCCGTCGGCTAATCCCTCTGCCTACATCGGCTCGTCTACAGCCGTCGGCACGCCGGTTGCCCTTGCGATAGGAATACCGCTCTTTATCGGACTTGCCCAGACACTGATGGGTAGCTGA
- a CDS encoding WD40 repeat domain-containing protein yields the protein MSFSPDGQWVASGSSDRTVKLWNAETGVCYATLEGHHSLISSVAFHPHLPILVSGRGRWTDLALEQYIATLGVTSAWAYSMYLVHYI from the coding sequence GTGAGCTTTAGTCCTGATGGTCAGTGGGTTGCCAGCGGGAGTAGCGATCGCACGGTGAAACTTTGGAACGCAGAGACTGGCGTATGCTATGCCACTTTGGAAGGGCACCATAGTCTAATTTCATCAGTTGCTTTCCATCCCCATCTGCCCATCTTGGTATCCGGGAGGGGACGATGGACAGATCTAGCTCTGGAACAATATATAGCAACGCTGGGAGTTACCTCTGCTTGGGCATACAGCATGTATCTGGTCCATTACATTTAG
- a CDS encoding glycoside hydrolase family protein: MPFITAKKNTLLAPLPNQPHLQPLNRLAKVYEGGILGIIKVSAVNSQLAEITLAGPYTWHDHYPTIETGVTRYINPVSWHIPEDAWEKPEVPALPAPTSNLSQPETPGIPLLPPEVAQLNHFYEGCQRKLADGRIQAYPDPRAGSGGLPVTIGWGSTYYKDGSAIQMGDIITQTEADELYDYICHKDFWIKLQSTIPYWDDMTHQQRAALTSFAYNNGADFYGSPNHRTITRNLKEKDWQAVPGTLMMYRNPGENVEVGLGRRRYAEAKVWCGEVPTTACAAAAQEIQTAQDCEPIEQRLKTNPPAVAGFESMVTISTPIQPSGPRQLHVIAGMKGPKSHPDAHGFKPGDYHLVANDAVGKIKCYDYDGTLMWELSCLCRGQFEDNYFGKHGDTPAGLYKCGQIYRDYEQAGDHAGYTRDRMSYGWFSFDLVELESQEANLGRAGIMIHGGGSGCGWPGAWKPKQPMFATLGCIRMYNQDLRDKVVPLYDQPGATLFVSVYQ, translated from the coding sequence ATGCCATTTATTACAGCGAAAAAGAATACTCTCCTAGCCCCCTTACCCAACCAACCCCACCTTCAGCCCTTAAATCGATTAGCAAAAGTGTATGAAGGAGGAATCCTAGGCATCATTAAAGTGTCTGCCGTAAATTCACAGTTGGCGGAGATTACCTTAGCAGGCCCCTATACCTGGCATGACCATTACCCAACGATTGAAACAGGTGTCACACGATATATCAATCCAGTATCGTGGCATATTCCAGAGGATGCCTGGGAGAAACCAGAAGTCCCTGCCTTGCCCGCCCCCACTTCTAACCTCTCCCAACCAGAGACTCCAGGGATTCCCTTGCTACCACCAGAGGTCGCCCAACTCAACCACTTCTACGAAGGCTGTCAAAGGAAATTAGCGGATGGGCGAATTCAAGCTTATCCCGATCCCAGAGCCGGAAGTGGTGGGCTACCCGTAACGATTGGCTGGGGCAGTACCTATTACAAAGATGGTTCTGCCATCCAGATGGGAGACATCATTACCCAAACCGAAGCAGATGAATTATACGATTACATTTGCCACAAGGATTTTTGGATCAAGTTGCAATCGACCATCCCTTACTGGGACGACATGACCCATCAACAGCGGGCCGCTTTAACCAGCTTTGCCTATAACAATGGCGCTGATTTTTACGGTTCCCCCAACCATAGAACCATCACACGCAACTTAAAAGAAAAAGATTGGCAGGCGGTCCCTGGCACCCTGATGATGTACCGTAACCCCGGCGAAAATGTAGAAGTGGGGTTAGGTCGCCGCCGATATGCCGAAGCTAAAGTCTGGTGTGGTGAAGTGCCAACGACCGCTTGTGCCGCCGCTGCCCAGGAAATTCAGACTGCCCAGGACTGCGAACCCATTGAACAGCGGCTCAAAACCAACCCACCGGCGGTGGCAGGTTTTGAATCTATGGTAACCATCTCAACACCAATCCAACCTTCTGGTCCTCGGCAGCTCCATGTTATAGCAGGGATGAAAGGCCCAAAGTCTCATCCAGATGCCCATGGCTTTAAACCCGGAGACTATCATCTAGTGGCCAATGATGCCGTAGGGAAGATCAAGTGCTATGACTATGACGGTACTTTGATGTGGGAATTATCATGTCTCTGTCGCGGTCAGTTTGAGGACAATTACTTTGGCAAACATGGAGATACCCCGGCAGGTCTCTACAAATGTGGGCAAATCTATCGGGACTATGAGCAAGCGGGTGACCATGCTGGCTATACCCGCGACCGCATGTCTTATGGCTGGTTTAGTTTTGATCTGGTTGAACTAGAAAGCCAAGAAGCTAATCTGGGTCGGGCAGGGATTATGATCCATGGCGGCGGCAGTGGTTGCGGATGGCCAGGCGCATGGAAACCGAAGCAACCTATGTTCGCAACCCTAGGCTGTATCAGAATGTATAACCAAGATCTACGAGACAAAGTTGTGCCCTTATATGATCAGCCCGGCGCCACCCTTTTTGTCAGTGTCTATCAGTAG